From a region of the Desmodus rotundus isolate HL8 chromosome 7, HLdesRot8A.1, whole genome shotgun sequence genome:
- the TCL1A gene encoding T-cell leukemia/lymphoma protein 1A — protein MGEFAFSEHRTVHPDRLWIWRQGVYVDENDCTWVPANVQTEGNVRVLMRQEDVPRGEAMRPSELPPSVLPIMWQLYPGHRYRCSDSSFWRIVFHIEVAGTEDLLLEHIPGQ, from the exons ATGGGTGAATTCGCGTTCAGTGAGCACAGAACCGTGCACCCGGACCGCCTGTGGATCTGGCGGCAGGGTGTGTATGTGGACGAGAACGACTGCACTTGGGTGCCCGCAAACGTCCAG ACGGAAGGTAATGTCAGAGTGCTCATGCGCCAGGAAGACGTCCCCCGGGGGGAGGCCATGCGCCCCAGCGAACTGCCCCCAAGTGTGCTGCCCATCATGTGGCAGCTCTACCCTGGCCACCGGTATCGCTGCTCAGACTCCAGTTTCTGGCGCATAGTGTTCCACATCGAG GTCGCTGGCACTGAAGACCTGCTCCTGGAACACATCCCGGGCCAGTAG